In Danio rerio strain Tuebingen ecotype United States chromosome 18, GRCz12tu, whole genome shotgun sequence, the genomic window TTTAAACTTTATCTGCTGTTTGCAAACTGTGTGCTAACATAACAACATTTAGAGCCCCAAGCTGACCTCTGGACCAGTTTGAATGATTGTTTTACCTCTCCCATTCCTGAACTGATAAATGTACCTATGTTAGGAGCAACAGCATCACGCAGGAAAAGACCCACCTGCCGCTGTGGGTGTACCTGCATCTGTTATCGTCAGCGGCAGCAGTTCTGGTCCCGTCCCTTCAGGCCATGACAACTTGTTAGCTGAGACTCGGCAGAGGCAGAGTCCCAGTCCCTCCCTTGGTCCTGCCCACATGGCAACAGTGGTTAACAAGGTAGATGAGCTCATGCTCTGTGCTAAGCCCCACCCACTTGTTGCTGCCACTGCTGCGTATTGGACCACTGTCTCCCAGCAGAATTCCCTCTTTTTCTGTCCTCTTGTCCTTCTACTGTCATTGCTCAGGCTACTGCTCTTTCACTTGTTTCCACTTCTTGTTTTTGCCTGTATTTAATCCGTTTTTTCATTCTGCATCTGTCACGATGACTATTATCTGTTTCTGTCATTGATAATGTAATGAGAGATTCATTATTTTCATCCATTAGTTTCATTGCCTATTGCACGATATTCTTTCCCCTAATAAGACATGTCCTGTTGTTTGTTTGCATGATTATTTCTGAGCCGAAAGCTTGCAAAACTACATTGACACTAATTAAAAAAAGGGTTGATGCAAATAACAGTGCCATTGTTACTCTTCGAATGGTGTCACATGCAATAATAGTACTCTATtttttggttgtgtgtgtgtttgcatcatCTTCTCACAGGCATGTCATGATGGATTCCTAACAGTTTATCTGCTGTAAATCATTGCCACTCACTTTATCCATTAAGATTAACATTCTCAGTACTCATTCCTTCTGCTGCCCTCACGTTCAGTAACTGCTGTTTTTAACCCCAATCAGCCCCCACAACCACCACCCCCAAGAGAAATTAAATTAATTCCCTTCAAGATCACTTTCAAAGATTTGATCTTGATCACTTTCTCGCTGCCCTGAATTGCCTTCTGATCCTACCAGCAAATCTGTTTTGGTTTGTAGACTGTTCTTTAGAATATTCCTTGTCTGTATGTGaaccaattttttatttttttgttctctgCAAAAATGTTGTCCTTGAGTGAGTTGTCTACCCTCCCAGTATTAAGCTCAAGTATTGCATTTAAAGAGCATCTATCTTTTAGATGTTTATATAAGTTTGTACATTTTGTACTTCAACTTTTGAAGTCTTTACGAAAACTTCCTTTTTGATGTTTTGAAACAAGATTTTTCCTTTTCTATTTCTTCTTGCTTGTATATTATCCTactcttatttgtttattgtagcttgttgctgtgtggtgttttgtttttgcactGTAGATATGAGAAATTGCTCATTGTTTTAGTGATGCACTTAAAAAAACAATCAGAACAATCAAAAACGATAGTGAAACTGAATTGTAGAACAGTTATGGATAGGAAGTCTTTGTAATGATAGTGTAACCTGTGAAAAGGATGATCCTTGACTCCACCACTCTGCACAATTTAAGCCTTTCTTATTTAACTTATCCTGGACTTGTACCATAAAtctgggttagctagctagctaAGTTAGCTTTAATTTGCTTCTATTTTGGTTTTCAGGTAAATTGAAGCTGTTTGACATTAATCACTCTTTGTTGCCATGGTATTATTGAGCAGCTGAGCTTCTTTCATGGTACAAACTAGGATTGTCACGATGCTGAATttgataccaatcggtactgaaataaaaaaaataaactccatttcctgctaacatttgagcgctgttgagcatgttcttaaacagcactgatttgccattgtgttcacgtgctcaacaaaaatgactgtgattggccgtgaaggtcatcagttcaccgaactcaccgctgtacACTGAGTGTAACcatagatacagggacactggagcgtttcaaagtcaTGTCGATTAATTGGTTTGTCTATAAGCGGACATACGAGCAGTCTGCTTAAtcggctttaaaacgctccagtgtccttTTTTGTGGTTACACTccgtaaacagcggtgagttcggcaAACCGaggaccttcacagccaatcacagtcatttctgttgagtatGTAAACACAATAgtaaatcagtgctgtttaagaatgtgctcacaTCGCTTAAATGTTCGCGGGAAATAacgcaacatttttaaaatttcagtactgattggtattgaattccagtatcatgacaaccctggtacaaactaaactaaaacttaaCTGGCTAGCCAGCTAATCCACCTTCATGGTACAGGCCCCTGGTCCAGATCATCAGCTCTATAGCATAGAGGGAAATGGAAGAGTCCATTGCTGGATTGGTGTAcctttgtgtgttgtgtgtgtaccTTTCATAACTAATCAAGGTATATTTTCCATTGACTTTATGGTAGAGTTGTTTGATCATTTGCGAAAACCTTAGGAAGGAATGACAAGTGGGGTATGCTGTATCCCAGTTGTCCCCTGGGGagggtgatttccaaaaatatcaTACATGTTATTAAACTATTGGAATTCTTATATTTTAgtcataacctacagaagataaaaatagtatttaatagttgAGTAAACAACATGCCACCCCTGGGGTTATTACGCTAGATTAAGGAAACGGCACATGCGTACATTAAAAATAACGGCCACGACTGAACAGAGGATGTTTTTCAAGTGGTGATCTGCAAAATTAAACCAACAATAGTCTTGTGCTGTAAAGATTGTGCCCACCATTCTCATTAAGTgacattaatattaaatttaacaaatgaataatgacttatgaacttttttgtattgtaaataagCTCGTTTATATAGTTCtaattggtgtgtgtgcactgttgtgtgcagtgtttgtatgtttataaccacctctgaggatagtgggggtcgcgagctgaaaagtttgagaacccctgctgtaTCCCACCTCTCTCTAGAAATGGCCTTTGACTAGTTTTTATGGTCAAATATCTTAGAGTAGCTAATATTTTGTTCATACTTAAATTCTCCTCAGTTGAAATCCATTAAAAACAGATCTTAAGCCAGTACACTTTTGGGTACAGGCTGCAGCCTTAACCTTCCAAAGACTTTTGTTCAGTAAACCTAAATGTGTGTTAGATAAGAAAGACATACATGTGTAGATGTGGGTCTGAGTTGAGATCACTGATGTAAATTATTTTGAGGAGCAAGTAGACCACTGCACTAATTCACCCAATGGTTGGAAATTGTTGTGGTTGGCAATTGACATTCCCTGTCATCCTAAAACTAATCAAATCTCTCAGAGAAGTGAGAAAATAGCTGAAACTGATCAAAATCCAGATCTTCCTAAATACATTTGCCGTGTTTACATAGATTATTTCTATTCGacatatattcattttcaaataaagcataaaaacaatgtttatttaatatttataacatttcaacaactactttttttttttttttttttcaaattactaCAAAAATCATATTGATTACTTTCTTGTACTGTGAAAGTCATTTTCTGTTGTTGGAAATTTCAGTGCATCCCTAAAACGTACATAGACTCAAAATTAATGACAAATGTGCACGATTAATCAAGCAACAACTGACAATTTCTCTCATCCCCCACCTCCTCTTTTTTACCATATAGGTTCCATCGTCAGCACATTCACAGTCTATAAAGATCCAAAACGCCTCCCAATCTCAGCCTGTGGTCACCCCTTCGCCAGCACCCACACTGTCCGACAGCCCTCAACCTGCTCAAGTTTCCCCTCTCACTCTCGGGCAGCAGATCCAGTCTCCCCATCAACAGTCTCGGCCTCCCTCGCAGCCCCAGCCTCCTTCACAGGCACAGACTCCTTCACGCTCATGCACCCCTTCCTCTCTACCGCCTCTCTTCATCATTCACAATCAGATGGGAGGTTCTCCACAGCCGGCTCCACCACCTCAGCAACAGCAGCCTCAGCAGTTACAAGTGCAGCTCCAGCCTCAAGTTCTTCCTCAGCCTGCTGCTCTGCAGCCAGACGTACCTCCTTCCTCGTGCTCCCCAAAGCCTCCGCAGCCACTTCCCACACAGTTCCAGTTCCAGCCCCCAGTCTCCAGCTCGTCTCCAGCTGCAGCAGTGAAACAGCAGGTGACGGTGGTGCCTGGGCTGACCGCAGAACAGCAGCATCACCTACAGCTGGTCAGTGCGCAGCTGCAGACCATGTCATCAATCACACAGCCCTCCCCTCAACAAAAGCAGCTCTTGGAAAAACTTCACCAGGTATTGTATCATCAGTTTATCCCAAATACCTCGCTCTAAGTGCTTGTGAAGTGTATAGACATGAGTGGATGAAAATTCTGGAGAGAAACAGAAGATTCTGACTGGATCTTTTAACAGATGTTCCCTCCATGAACATTTTTGTTTGGTCTTTATTCATGGACACAAATGTACTGGATTGATCAACTCATTCTAAATACCCTGCTCTAAGTGTTTGTGATGCGGGTTTGCGTGGAAACAATGTTAGTTTTCGCcaactatatttattttactgacgaaaaggaaataaaaataagttttaatgACAAAATCTATGACAAAATGTACTGATGTTTTTGTCCATAAATAAGGggtaaattaaattgtttatggAGGGACCATTTGTTAAAGGAACCAGTCCAAATTTTCTTAAGGAAGGACCAAGATCCAGTCAGAATCTTCTGATGAAAGGTAAATTAAAATATGTTCTAGATGACAAAAATGTACTGACATAGGTTGAAGAAAATTCTGGAGAGAAGCAGGAGATTCTGACTGGATCTTTTAATAAACAGTCCCTCCATAAACAATTTTGTTTAGTCTTAATTCATGGACAAAACTGTACTTGCATATGTCCATAAATAAAGACTAAAAGAAAATGTTTATGGAGGGACTGTTTGTTAAAGGATCCAGTCAGAATCTCCAGTTTCTCTTCAAAATTGTTATCAACTCATCCTAAATACCTTGCTCTGAGTCAGGGTTACccatggtcctggagggccggtgtcctgcaggttttagatcCAACTTGTCACAATACAACGCTCGCATGTTTCCAGAAAGCctagtaatagtttgattagctAGCCCTGTTGTGTCTAATCGGGGCCGGAACTAAACTTTTGACACCGGGTctgcaggacagagtttgggtACCCCTGCTCTAACTGTTTGTAATGCAGAATTGCGGGGAAACTTTGTTAATTTAGTTGATAAATAATTTGCATCATATTATTTGTCAACAATAGTTTTTAAAGTACTGTTTtattaaaagctaaataaaactcacaaaaaatcacaaactgAATAACGATAAAACGAAAATGTTTATGTAGGCAGTATATTAAAGGATCCAGTCTGAATCTTCTTTCCATTTAAAtgtcttaaagcaggggtgcccaaactggaGGTCTGATGTGctacaaagtttagttccaatcccaatcagacacgcctgggctagctaatcaagccctTAGTAGGCTTTCTAGAAGcatctgtgcaggtgtgttgcgacaagttgaagctaaaatctgcaccAACCATCCAAAAACAGAGTATGGACACCCTGTCCTAAAGCCATGGTTACACTAGACATTGTGCTTGTAAAATTCTGTCGTATCACGCTGCGAAAAGGGGAAGGACAATATGATTAGACGTTGagaaagcaagcgattgctccatatttaaaattgCTGTATAGTGAGGTCAcgttttgatcttcaattggtctcacccaatcacatgatgcgatttcacagggcAGAGTTCACAAAGATTGAACTTTCGATTGCAGCCACATGCGAAACTTTCCGGTCTGCCACATTAGCTTGCTtattaatggaagtctatagggtgATTAACGCCATTACGTCACTAAGCCATCcgtgtcctctggagtttcatgtaatttctagtgtttcatttttatttttatctttaactgcagttcaccccccaccccccaattaaactattttaatatttggTAATAAAATTATTATCAGTAAAGCATTTTATCTGGGCATTTAATTAAGCATAAGAATTTGGTTAAATttatacaaatgtaaacatttgaaAGAATACGGAATGGTGTATATATAGCTGGTTTATTATAGAGAATGTCTTTTATGAGGGGCCCTATGTAGGCCTAATGTTACACCACAACTCTTAAATCTGGGCCCATATTGTTCAAACCTGAATATCATTCTTGTTCAGGAGTATATAATGAGATTAGAAATGTTAGAGATATgcgtaatttaaaataatatgattTAACTAAACTGGTTAGATTTTAGTCAACCAAATCCAGAGTAGATTTATTCTGCTCTCATGAACATCCTTAATTAAGGTGATTGTTCGTGTGTGTGATTTCTACAGGTCCAGCAAAACATACTTTTGCAGGCTAAGCAGCAAGCTCAGGCACAAGCCCAGGCCTCTCAGCAACAGGCTACAAACCAGTTCAACAAAATGCCAGATCAGCCTTCGGTCCAAGCTGCGACTTCTTCAACGGCCACTGGAGCCATCCAAGCACCAGTCCAGTCTCTTCTGCCGCAGAAGTCTGTGCTTGTCAAGCCCTCTACTACAGGTGGCCATTGGATCTTATCCTTCACATGTTTACTTGAAAATACTCCTATGCTGATAATGTTATATTCAACACAGGTGCAAATGACACACAAGTGTTTTCTGCGGTGTCTGCTGGGGCTACGGTGAACACGGGAATCACAACACCAAACCTTGCACAGGCTGTCCAGGTTAGTTAAATGTGTtcttagggctgtgcgatatgactgtatgcattatatggacaaaataaaaagtatttcctttaatattatgctaaattattattattaatactattatgttaCAAAGTACATTGTTTACGGTAATTCTTTCATAATTTATATTAGCACAATATTACACACCATTACAGGGATGCAGATGGAAATGTTGCAATCCTGCAACTTTATTTAGagtatatttattttaagcttTACATATAATCATTAGCTTTTGACAAgcgttttgtattttattaatatttattttatatttctacatttatAATCAAACATTTGCCCTAAAGTTCTAAAAGAAGAGAGAAATATGATCACATTTGaattagggttgggtaccgagaTGTACCGGACCgaatttcggtgccactggtgttgcgacaaggacgtaaaaagcatcaaagggtgcatcaaaggcacacataggtacgGATTGTGTtacaacatttctaaacatttaattctaaacaactttgagggataCAGAGACCGTCAACAATATTAGGCGATTGTTCTTGTTGCTTGGGGAACGCACGCACTTAGGCAACACGCGTAGTACAGCGCATCGggtgagcgactcccttcagattcatcaacacgcatgatcacgttcatcaaaatCGCTTCAACTAAGCATTaaatatggctgtattttacaagcaaggattctgacacagcaacgtgaagcaggcgagttacaaaagttgcgtttaaggggggaaacacgtcaaacttgaTGAAAAATTTGATGGCGCagggaatcaacttaaaggctgCTTTGACAGCTTGTAACATCTGGCACTTTCACAGAGTAcgcttacatggacaccaatactctgatagtaacatgattaagacaatactcttaaaccctaaaaaaaaaaggtgttccctgattttgatgacagcgtGCAGGTTAGTAATaaactaatgtaatgttaattgcataatgcaaatcttaaattcatactaacaaacaaatgatcaaaaggaatatattaattaaattcaaatatataaaatatgaataatataatttcaactttaattatattgtttaattaaaattatttttatttttttatcaaataaaagatttttatagagtcatccaccatagtTTTGTGGTTTAAAATATTGGTTTAGGCACCGGTACTGTTCTAAAAGTATTGATTGAGCACCAGTATCGAACTCCAAAAGATACCCAACCCTAATCTGAATGAGTACATTTTTgagtatatactttaaaatgtaaaaaagaaagtcCTTAACATGTGGtcaatatatataaactattaagtGATTGAATTTATGCAAATGGTACTATATGATGATATACATGAGATGACTTCTATCGTGATATGAAATTTCTGTCATATTGCTCAGCCCTAGCTGTAAGTATCTTTAATAAGTGAAGACTGATCATTTTAATCACAATGATGTTGGTTTGCAGGCAAAGCCAGGCGTCATAAGTTCGGTTAGTGGACTAACTCTGGGCAAAGCAGGTTTGCAGATTCAGGTGTTAGGTGCTGGACTCTCTCAAATGCCTGCACCTCCACTACCTGCTCCCCAAACACAGGTAGGCTTCGAAAATTACACTACATGAGCtaaaaaaattagcttgatgATTTATTTGTTGTAATCTTCTaatgtttgtcttttttattttttttttacagacatcAACATTAAAAAGGCCCTTTAGTATGGAACCAAGCAAAGAAGCTAGGTACAAACATTCAAATACAGACAAAGTTGTGAATGTATCATTAATGAATGATTGATGCATgttatgaaccatttattaatgAGCTGTGCTTTTTTAAGATCAGCAGTTCTCATGAGCTCATGTGTCTGTTTGTAGGATGCTGGAACAGCTGCGAAAACAGCAAGGCTCAGTTCTCCATCCTGACTACAGCTCTCCTTTCCGCTCTTTTGAGGACACACTTCATCGGCTGCTGCCATACCATCTGTACCAAGGCACGGCTTCATCTCCGGAAGACTGTCGTAAAGGTAAATACTCATACCTCTGTGTGAACATCTGTACTACGGTAAGGTTGTCTGGCGACAATGTCTTCTGAACTGGTGCGTAACTCCTGCTTTGTGCTTCTCTGTTCAGTGGATGATGAATTTGAGAACGTCTCAAGCCAGCTCTTGAAACGCACACAAGCAATGCTGGATAAATATCGTCACTTGCTTTTCGAGGAATCAAAGGTACCATTTAAATCTCACTCGCACCACTTGACCTTGATATGTGGAGGATCAGAGCTTGAAATTCATTTTACGTCTTGTGTATTTGCTACCTTGAGCAGAGGCTGGGTCCCTCAGCAGAGATGGTTATGATTGACCGGATGTTCATTCAAGAGGAAAAGGTTGCTCTGAGTCAGGACAGGGTCCTAGCCAAGGAGAAACCAGGTAATTCCTATGGTTTAATGCAAGTTATATTTGGCGTGAGGTAGGCACAATATGTCAGTTCAGCATCAATACCacaatgtgcgcatctgcaatagtcacactgTGGGATGGTCAATGTTGAGTCATAGCTCAGAACACacgagatttgtggagtcactgtTGAGTTTAGCCATAATACAGTACAAGTTGATcagttgcatgtgtttttaaggcctgtgactgtgtgggCATTTCAGGAGAGTTTGAAGTATTCAGCTACATgaaccatttgtaactttaataaacaaattttgatTCGCTATTTAAATGATGTCTATTTAgtgatattttacatttgattattcagtttccgtacctgaatactgttagactccacagaaaatatataaaaaaaaaaaaaaaaatatatatatatatatatatatatatatatatatatatatatatatatatatatatattagtgctgtcaatcgatttaaaaaaataactaattaatcacacttttttggaaaattaatcgcgattaatcgcatttaaaagactgaaacgtgtaattttggctattcaaatgtaaaattaatataaacgcaagacaaaaactatttaaattcaaaatataattgtttattagagttAGTGTTTAAAttgtaacagatttcttcatgtaaacaacaaacccacaataaaccatcaagatcctggcttgacagccatatttattacagaaattaaaacaggcatgttaatgccatttgaatttaaaaacgatcaataccaataaagaaaaaaaatgatttccaagTTGGTCTCTtaagtggactacaaaaaaaaagccaaaatacaggcattgcagatatggaaagttttaaatatatatatatatatatatatatataaaataaaaaaaaaaaaaaaatatatatatatatatatatatatatatatatatatatatatatatatatatatatatatatatatatatatatatatctatatatctaccAAACATGCCTGATTTTTCCAGAATCATGTAGCCCTACCTTAAGCACTTTGTTTGTTCATTGTATATATAGCTAACATTTTAGGATGTTGCattgtttaatcattttaatctTTGACTGTTTGCAGAGGAATTTGTGGCCAATTCGTGTTTAGTGGACAGCAGTGCGGTGAAGCTTGAAAAGGTGGAGCTAAGTTCTGTAAGAACTGCATCAACAATGGTTGCGGCTCCGCCTACAGCAGTTACGCCTGCTCCTGCCACAACTGTTGCCCCGGCTCCAACCTCTACACCTGCTCCAGCTGCTGCCCCAACTCCTGCTCCTGCTCCTGCCCCTGCACTCTTCCCTCCAACAAAACTGGTGATCAAGCAAGGTGGAGGAGGAGCTTCAGTCTCCTGGTCCACCAGCTCAACCCCTACGCCTGCTCCGGTGGTGCGACCGCCTGCTGAGCCTGTCGCACCAAGTGCCTCCTTCAGCCGCACTCCGTCCTCCCGCCCTGCTGACGACGACGATGACGTTGCACTTCCCCAACGGACCAGCAAACCACCCATCAAGACCTACGAGGCACGTCGGCGGATAGGTTTGAAGCTGAAGATCAAGCAAGAGGCGGGGTTAAGTAAGGTGGTTCACAACACTGCATTAGATCCTGTCCATTCGCAATCACAACTCACACCACAGACGCCCACCCCCGAGCAGCCGCAGAAAGTAAAGCCACACGTAACTCTTCCCTCCACCGTCATTAGAACTCAACCCACAACCTCTCAATCCACCTCCTCCTCCACTGTCACCACAGTAACCACACACACAGCCTCCGCCTCCAGTAGCGCAACTTCCTCGAGCGGGGCATCGTCTTCATTCTCCACCTGGTCTTCATCGTCACCTTCTACGTCGACCGCGCAGATGAACGGCACCCTGGAGCACCATGAGGTAGGTGGGGTCAAACGTAACCCAGCGTCCACAGCAACGCCACCACTAACAACGTGCAGGCTCCCGCTCCGAAAGACATACCGTGAGAACATCAGTCCCCGTCACAGGCCTGGAGTACCAGGAGGTGGTGGAGATACACTACCCATTCTGCCTGCAGGACCTCCTGTTACCTCTTCGCCCCAACCGCAAAGCTCGTCCCCTCAACCCGAACGAACTGTGATAGCCAGTGTGAAACTGGAGCGGCAAGGTGGACACGGGCGATCTCACCCCCATGCGGAGTCACAAAGCCTGGCAGCCGTTGAAGACGTCCTTTATCGGGGAATAAAAAACGCGTACCAACATCATCGGGAGTTTGATAAAGACGATGAGGATGATATGGAGgaaggtggtggtggtggtggtgcttTGGGGCGGTTAAAGGGCATAGGAAGCAAACACCGGGAAGGGGGACGGGGCGCCTTCAGGATGGATCAGCATGCCCCAGGGCCGCCCTCTCCCGGAGAGTCTTCCTGCACAAGAGACTCGTCACTTCCTGCCAAACGCTGCAAGTCGGACTCTCCGGACATGGACAATGCAAGCTTCTCCAGCGGCAGCCCGCCGCCTGACGACTCGCTAAATGAGCACCTGCAGTGTGCCATAGACAGTATACTAAACCTCCAACAGGGCCCTCCTGGACACGGAGGCTCAGGGAGAGGGGATTTAGGGAGGGTTCATGGGGCAAACCTGCCTAACCAGCACCAAACCCATCCCTCCTACAGACAGTCCATGCCTCCCCTCTCAACACAGCCCTCGTCCGCCCCCATGTCCCAGCATTCACAGGTAGGAGGGCGAGGGCAGAATGGAAATCTGGTTTCACAGACGCACAGTAGATAACAGCCCCTTCAGCCCACGTCGACTGAAAGACTGAAAAAGCAGGATGTCAGTGCATAGGGGGAAGAAAATGGAGACATTTTCCCATGTTCAGCTGTGTTTGCTTTGTTTGTCTGTGGTTCGTGCTGATCAAACGTGTTCTTTTGGTTTACATATGGCCCTTTAAGTGTACTTTCTAAGTATAAAAAGTGCACTTTGATATGATTTTCAGATTTTTGTCACTTTTTATTTCCATCCTGGGTGCGAAGCTAGGCCAGTTCCAACGTCCATATCCCAGTTATTTTAGTTCTTCTCAAATTGTGAGAAGACATGACCTTTCATTTAATTAGTAATGTTTGTAATAATCACAGTGACGGATGCAGATTGCAGGAACTTTAAGTGATATCATGAATTTGTCATATCAAACAGTTATTTTAGAGAGACCAATGGATCCCTTTGTTAAAATGGTCCCCtatattatgatttattgatCATTATGGATCATAGCATTATAGTGTAGCGCCCTGAAAGCATGATTTGTTGTCTTTGGTTGTTTGACTAAAGGAATTAACAATGATGCATTCACAAGTAGACAAATCACCCAAACTCTAGGAAATCCGTTGACCTTTAAAGCATTCCAGTATCAAGAGCACATTTACAAATCAAACTTACAATCATAGCGCAGCAAATTTGGGTCGCCCTTA contains:
- the bicra gene encoding BRD4-interacting chromatin-remodeling complex-associated protein isoform X7 → MDDEDGRCLLDVICDPQALNDFLHGSETQGHVPEVPAQVQLSTSEPGLPRVSVDLDFLEDDDILGGSPGGDNGSNGVGTNHEPCDILQQSLAEANITEQSLQEADAELDLSSFGLTGLTQVVQPLPDAGLSGVGIGGATQIFPNQGTPTAPSNPTPDMLGSVLAHPGLQLQQQVMNKAISVQPFVQQVGLGNVTLQPISSLQALPNGSQSGPLGIGQIQVVGQPTVMTINPSGQQILTKTMGGYQLHQPGPEAASAGTQAGLGSSVLSSGGGLVIQGGKATLGSPALNGPAVCLGSTNTNNSATTMATAGGIVGFSNASLGAGIGSQTQPQGQIMQNVIIQRTPTPIQPKPPQGGTIQPKIFKQQQQQLPAPHALPNDANKALGVQQIPVSAGQNVTFLTGKPGSNVVLSTQAASQGTQFSQALFKQQGPQTSGKPLSVHLLNQQGSIVIPSQTVLQGQNHQFLLPGLQAGGQILAQHPGGHIITSQGPGGQIIANQILTANQNINLGQVLASQGHPGAAHILSGHIQLQPGQMGQPALFQMPVSLAHTQTQSHPVTGHVQTVIQGMPIQNSLSVESLSPAVSLQTLQQSGGVPNNGSSGSTAMAPCQPGEGITVLGGSSDSAAQPAQTQPQPSILTVQTTPPVSVAASVPSSSSPSPTMATSASTMVGLCSQAQHSPGKVLFTSPGSGMILSQEPLQMFLHQVPSSAHSQSIKIQNASQSQPVVTPSPAPTLSDSPQPAQVSPLTLGQQIQSPHQQSRPPSQPQPPSQAQTPSRSCTPSSLPPLFIIHNQMGGSPQPAPPPQQQQPQQLQVQLQPQVLPQPAALQPDVPPSSCSPKPPQPLPTQFQFQPPVSSSSPAAAVKQQVTVVPGLTAEQQHHLQLVSAQLQTMSSITQPSPQQKQLLEKLHQVQQNILLQAKQQAQAQAQASQQQATNQFNKMPDQPSVQAATSSTATGAIQAPVQSLLPQKSVLVKPSTTGANDTQVFSAVSAGATVNTGITTPNLAQAVQAKPGVISSVSGLTLGKAGLQIQVLGAGLSQMPAPPLPAPQTQTSTLKRPFSMEPSKEARMLEQLRKQQGSVLHPDYSSPFRSFEDTLHRLLPYHLYQGTASSPEDCRKVDDEFENVSSQLLKRTQAMLDKYRHLLFEESKQRLGPSAEMVMIDRMFIQEEKVALSQDRVLAKEKPEEFVANSCLVDSSAVKLEKVELSSVRTASTMVAAPPTAVTPAPATTVAPAPTSTPAPAAAPTPAPAPAPALFPPTKLVIKQGGGGASVSWSTSSTPTPAPVVRPPAEPVAPSASFSRTPSSRPADDDDDVALPQRTSKPPIKTYEARRRIGLKLKIKQEAGLSKVVHNTALDPVHSQSQLTPQTPTPEQPQKVKPHVTLPSTVIRTQPTTSQSTSSSTVTTVTTHTASASSSATSSSGASSSFSTWSSSSPSTSTAQMNGTLEHHEVGGVKRNPASTATPPLTTCRLPLRKTYRENISPRHRPGVPGGGGDTLPILPAGPPVTSSPQPQSSSPQPERTVIASVKLERQGGHGRSHPHAESQSLAAVEDVLYRGIKNAYQHHREFDKDDEDDMEEGGGGGGALGRLKGIGSKHREGGRGAFRMDQHAPGPPSPGESSCTRDSSLPAKRCKSDSPDMDNASFSSGSPPPDDSLNEHLQCAIDSILNLQQGPPGHGGSGRGDLGRVHGANLPNQHQTHPSYRQSMPPLSTQPSSAPMSQHSQVGGRGQNGNLVSQTHSR